From one Doryrhamphus excisus isolate RoL2022-K1 chromosome 9, RoL_Dexc_1.0, whole genome shotgun sequence genomic stretch:
- the si:ch211-184m13.4 gene encoding G-protein coupled receptor 183, whose product MATNNTTLNSPNRSNCDVFVYQQAAVVLFPSFYSLVFIISVCGNSLILLVICQKRQKFNSTAVYLLNLALSDSLFTLTLPGRIVYYILHFDWPFGDLLCRMSTLIFFANTYAGIGFMTCISLDRYLAVVHPQRLRCLRQVRVVRWICCSVWALVSAQVAPLLFRNMLQQHQSRRTCMEYFNVDGYRWTPHFLLLACVVSFCIPLFAILGSYTRIHLKLRAAGRNFVGPSRKNHRANAIILLILLTFIVCFSPYHLNVMQFMCRKIHHEVTCEELRAFKVSSQITVSLMNFNCCLDPVIYFFAIKTYKKRVMGLFRERLCTSTIAASTTIENSSSNS is encoded by the exons ATGGCTACTAACAACACCACCCTCAACTCTCCCAATCGGAGCAACtgtgatgtgtttgtttacCAACAAGCCGCAGTAGTCCTCTTCCCCAGCTTCTACTCTCTGGTGTTTATCATCAGCGTTTGTGGCAACTCTCTGATCCTCTTGGTGATCTGCCAGAAACGacaaaagttcaattccaccgctGTCTACCTGCTCAACCTGGCCTTGTCGGACAGCCTCTTCACTCTGACACTGCCGGGTAGGATTGTTTACTACATCCTGCACTTCGACTGGCCCTTTGGAGATCTTCTCTGCAGGATGAGCACACTTATATTCTTCGCAAACACTTATGCAG GTATTGGCTTCATGACCTGCATCAGTCTGGACCGCTACCTAGCTGTGGTGCACCCTCAGCGGCTGCGCTGTCTGCGGCAGGTCAGGGTGGTGCGCTGGATCTGCTGTTCGGTTTGGGCTCTAGTGTCTGCGCAGGTAGCTCCTCTGCTGTTCCGCAACATGCTGCAGCAGCATCAAAGTAGGCGGACCTGTATGGAGTACTTCAATGTGGACGGTTACCGCTGGACACCACACTTCCTACTTCTGGCCTGTGTTGTCTCCTTCTGCATCCCACTGTTTGCCATCCTGGGCTCCTACACTAGGATCCATTTGAAGCTGCGGGCGGCTGGGCGCAACTTCGTGGGCCCATCGAGGAAGAACCACAGAGCCAACGCTATCATCCTTCTCATTCTCCTGACATTTATCGTGTGCTTCAGCCCTTACCACCTCAATGTGATGCAGTTCATGTGCAGGAAAATACACCATGAGGTCACCTGTGAGGAACTGAGGGCATTCAAGGTCTCCTCACAG ATTACGGTCTCCCTCATGAATTTCAACTGCTGTCTGGATCCAGTCATCTACTTCTTTGCCATTAAGACCTACAAGAAGCGAGTGATGGGTCTGTTTAGGGAGCGCTTGTGCACTTCCACGATTGCCGCATCCACGACAATtgagaacagcagcagcaacagctaA
- the gpr183a gene encoding G-protein coupled receptor 183-A: MGSTASPMMSGVLSIDNVSTCDTLYAHRSYARVLMPIVYGVVFLIGLLGNALALHVIRPNLKKMNSTTLYSLNLVISDILFTLSLPVRITYYALGFHWPLGEIVCKISGLIFYINTYAGVNFMTCLSIDRFIAVVLPLRFARLRNVSNVRYICGGVWLLVLAQTLPLLGMPMTNNEPDGYITCMEYPNFEKVDNIATILIGAVFLGYVIPVTTILVCYSILCFKLHSTAKTNHLTDKSGRSRKAIGVICCVSLVFVVCYSPYHINILQYMVRKMVSNPDCADLTAFQVSLHVTVILMNLNACLDPFVYFFACKGYKRKILKLLKLEVSMSVSSVVRTSPEGSSKDIIDGNKIQLSGSATGSASDRLMQRRSQQYV; encoded by the coding sequence ATGGGATCTACAGCTTCACCCATGATGTCTGGAGTTCTGTCCATTGACAACGTCTCCACATGCGACACCCTGTACGCACATAGGAGCTATGCCCGAGTTCTCATGCCCATCGTCTATGGAGTGGTCTTCTTGATAGGACTGCTGGGCAATGCTCTGGCTCTACACGTCATTCGTCCAAACCTTAAGAAGATGAACTCCACCACCTTGTATTCGCTCAATCTGGTGATTTCTGACATCCTCTTCacgctgtcacttcctgtgaggaTCACCTACTACGCGCTGGGTTTCCACTGGCCTCTGGGCGAAATAGTGTGCAAGATTTCGGGCCTTATCTTTTATATCAACACGTACGCTGGTGTCAACTTCATGACCTGCCTGAGCATCGACCGCTTTATCGCTGTTGTCCTGCCACTGCGCTTCGCCCGGCTGCGCAATGTCAGTAATGTACGCTACATTTGTGGCGGTGTGTGGCTTCTGGTGCTAGCACAGACCCTTCCTCTCCTTGGCATGCCCATGACCAACAATGAACCAGACGGCTACATCACATGCATGGAATACCCCAATTTTGAAAAGGTCGACAACATTGCCACCATCCTCATTGGTGCTGTCTTCTTAGGTTACGTCATCCCAGTGACCACTATCCTGGTGTGCTACTCCATTCTGTGCTTCAAACTCCACTCCACGGCTAAAACCAACCACCTGACAGACAAGTCAGGGCGTAGCCGCAAGGCCATTGGCGTCATTTGCTGTGTGTCCCTTGTCTTTGTGGTCTGCTACAGTCCCTATCACATCAACATTCTGCAGTACATGGTCCGCAAAATGGTGTCCAACCCGGACTGCGCCGACCTCACCGCCTTCCAGGTGTCACTGCATGTCACGGTGATTCTCATGAACCTCAATGCCTGCCTGGACCCGTTTGTCTACTTCTTTGCATGCAAAGGCTACAAGAGGAAGATCCTGAAGCTGCTCAAGCTGGAGGTCAGCATGTCAGTTTCCAGCGTCGTCAGAACGTCACCTGAAGGGTCCTCTAAGGACATTATCGATGGCAACAAGATCCAACTCAGCGGTTCTGCTACAGGCTCGGCCAGTGACAGGCTGATGCAGAGAAGATCGCAGCAGTATGTGTAA